The nucleotide window TATTATTTCGATGCAGAATCGCCAACGATACAGCGTCCACCGGTGTAGAACAATAGATTTTTTCAAGCTTTAAGTTATGAAAATCAATGAATACACTGCGCGTCATCAGATTAGTCTACAATCTAATAGAGAGCAGAAAAATAGCGAAACGATGGCGATTGGTATAAAAAGTTGAAACAGTTTACCAATCACTGCCAGAAGAACTCTCAAAACACTaacagcatatacatatattaaaacatgtattcaaCATCGCAGATTTGACAAGTGTAATTAGAGCTACAAATTAGTAGAATAGCCATTTTCGCACAGCCAcataaatttagtacattaagattacaattgagaaactagtttttgcctttcgcacagccggctactcgattgaCGTTcaactgttatacattttaattgttgttgttcataaatagttggtaagtttcataagtggattgctattttatcagtAACTACAACCAAATTTACAGCGTTGACAACAACCCTTTCCAACTCGATTTGCAttcgattaaaaaataattttactacattatcagatcagatttttattttgtatggtaaatcgatttaaatcagcgctttaaacGAACAAAGGCTGGTgcgaaaaagttattaaaatcctCATTAATTATGACTCAGCTGATTTAGTAGAGTGAACAGTGAGAAAGCAAATTTAATGATCTGCAAGAGATGATTCCATAATTAGAATATGAACATagacattttataaaatttggctACCCACATTTGTAAATGTCTCCAAAGAAACAGGTATTATATTGCCAGCCAATACCGGATGTGCTATTTGCGAGCGTTGCATGAAGATAATCAAAGCTTTGCGATATTTCAAATTCTGATCATACCAACGACACGAGAACATAGAGTTGGTCAGTTTATGCATTTCAGCCATAACCTCATCCATAAACCAACAACACGGCGCCACTTCGATAATGATAGCgccaaaaattattagaaattttatCACATGTGAAAAGCTAAAACTGCCACCAACAAAAGCAATAGCGGGCATGCTGAGACCTAATCCTGTGCTGAGAAATTGTATAAAGCAAGTGCCAGAGAGTGTTGGACGTATACTGTTGTAGTAGCTGCAGAATAATCAAATGTTATACTTAAGTTTATAGTCGGTTCAAAACATACCCCTCACCTTATGCACTCCTTATGATACTCCACACAAGCTACTAGCTCCCTATAGTTCTCCGCATCACTGCCGTCACCAGTGTTACCTGCACGGGCAATGCGTCTATTCAGTATACGCAGATGTGCGACCAACAAAACTAAATACGTGACCGCATAGGTGTCACAACAGATGGCATTCGTCGTTTCGATGCCCAGCCCGAATAATTGTAATGCACAAGCGCACACATAAGCGAACTCCGTACGCTGCCAATCGAACGGTACCCAACCTTCGAAGGGTAATTTATGACGAAACATTTCCAGAACACCATAGGACAGTAAGGCGAACCAAAAACTCACACTACTAGCCAAAAATATCCAATGACAGTT belongs to Zeugodacus cucurbitae isolate PBARC_wt_2022May chromosome 6, idZeuCucr1.2, whole genome shotgun sequence and includes:
- the LOC105209392 gene encoding odorant receptor 42a-like; translation: MSHKPLLIATTLDTKEAFSYIWYCWRFFGMYPDLYERRLNWIYLILLNLYCGVIYPLLYIGSLLTPMDLNQKLANISVAVPILYTLGKHVIIVYYLRKDLPKALRQLKALDRLAERRPKDREYMKRMVKNCHWIFLASSVSFWFALLSYGVLEMFRHKLPFEGWVPFDWQRTEFAYVCACALQLFGLGIETTNAICCDTYAVTYLVLLVAHLRILNRRIARAGNTGDGSDAENYRELVACVEYHKECISYYNSIRPTLSGTCFIQFLSTGLGLSMPAIAFVGGSFSFSHVIKFLIIFGAIIIEVAPCCWFMDEVMAEMHKLTNSMFSCRWYDQNLKYRKALIIFMQRSQIAHPVLAGNIIPVSLETFTNIIKFAFSLFTLLNQLSHN